A stretch of the Rosa rugosa chromosome 5, drRosRugo1.1, whole genome shotgun sequence genome encodes the following:
- the LOC133708743 gene encoding ferredoxin-thioredoxin reductase subunit A1, chloroplastic, whose product MSIGGGTVGLLSSATATATATTTATAIGRAASSTPADAGQRNSRFPCCWAAAGAKLTRAHYPTTLTPTPTPRRKSRMIVCEVAIGSDFSPSTSSEVEAAASSKIGARVKVTVPLKVYHVPRVPEVDITGMEGELKQYVGLWKGKRISANLPYKVQFFVDVEGRGPVKFFAHLKEDEFEYL is encoded by the coding sequence ATGAGTATAGGAGGAGGAACAGTAGGGTTATTAAGCTCAGCCACAGCCACAGCCACAGCCACAACCACAGCCACAGCCATAGGCAGAGCTGCCTCGAGTACACCAGCAGATGCGGGGCAAAGGAATTCACGATTCCCTTGTTGCTGGGCAGCGGCAGGGGCAAAGCTCACTCGCGCTCACTACCCAACAACTCTaactccaactccaactccaagGAGGAAAAGTAGAATGATTGTTTGCGAAGTCGCTATCGGATCCGATTTTTCTCCATCAACATCATCAGAGGTAGAAGCGGCCGCCTCCTCAAAGATCGGCGCTAGGGTCAAGGTAACCGTGCCTCTCAAGGTGTACCACGTGCCCAGAGTTCCCGAGGTCGACATCACTGGCATGGAAGGTGAACTCAAGCAGTACGTTGGCCTCTGGAAGGGCAAACGGATTTCTGCCAATCTCCCTTATAAAGTACAGTTCTTTGTCGACGTCGAAGGCCGTGGCCCTGTTAAATTCTTTGCGCATCTCAAGGAGGACGAGTTCGAATACCTTTGA